One genomic region from Frateuria soli encodes:
- a CDS encoding acyltransferase family protein: protein MSPWFRQGVGLVAAPTPSTVPVRDPWKDNARLALITLVVFGHSLEPLRGVAAIDTMYRFLYLFHMPAFAFLSGAVARTEVDLKLLKRIAFQLLLPYLLFQALYALAAQAPGWPDAGPTGVTTPYWLLWYLPSLAAWRLLLPLFMRLRHPLLLACLFALMAGWADDVGYRMSLSRTASFFPFFLIGHRYAPAWRERLHGPLACALAVITLLALGGAASAVPDPRWLYGSNGYAALGVDDAAGTLWRLLRLGAGVAGSAAFLVLVPRRAFAVTAAGGRSLQAYLAHGFIVKFAVAAGLFAWVESHWTPATNAVALLLVAWLLVRLLSSVPAERLLGPLTSPRWLERFLWRVPAAGELKSPVRPRA from the coding sequence ATGTCCCCCTGGTTTCGACAGGGCGTCGGCCTCGTTGCCGCGCCCACGCCATCCACCGTTCCCGTACGCGATCCCTGGAAGGACAACGCGCGCCTGGCACTGATCACGCTGGTGGTGTTCGGCCACAGCCTGGAGCCGCTGCGCGGCGTTGCCGCGATCGACACGATGTACCGGTTCCTCTACCTGTTCCACATGCCGGCTTTCGCCTTCCTGTCCGGCGCGGTGGCGCGGACCGAGGTGGACCTGAAACTGCTCAAGCGGATCGCCTTCCAGTTGCTGCTGCCTTACCTGCTGTTCCAGGCGCTGTATGCGCTGGCGGCGCAGGCCCCCGGCTGGCCCGATGCGGGGCCCACGGGGGTCACCACGCCGTACTGGCTGCTCTGGTATCTGCCGAGCCTGGCGGCGTGGCGGCTGTTGCTGCCGCTGTTCATGCGCCTGCGCCACCCACTCCTGCTGGCCTGCCTGTTCGCGCTGATGGCCGGCTGGGCGGACGACGTGGGTTACCGCATGTCGCTCTCGCGCACCGCGTCGTTCTTTCCCTTCTTCCTGATCGGGCACCGGTATGCGCCGGCGTGGCGCGAGCGCCTGCACGGGCCGCTGGCGTGCGCGCTGGCGGTAATCACGCTGCTGGCGTTGGGCGGGGCGGCCAGCGCCGTGCCGGACCCGCGCTGGCTCTACGGGAGCAACGGTTACGCGGCGCTGGGAGTGGACGATGCCGCCGGCACGCTGTGGCGCCTGCTGCGCCTGGGCGCCGGCGTGGCCGGCAGTGCGGCATTCCTGGTCCTGGTCCCGCGTCGCGCGTTCGCCGTCACGGCGGCCGGCGGGCGCAGCCTGCAGGCGTACCTCGCGCACGGCTTCATCGTGAAGTTCGCGGTGGCCGCCGGCCTGTTTGCGTGGGTGGAATCGCACTGGACACCCGCGACGAATGCAGTGGCGCTGCTGTTGGTCGCGTGGCTGCTGGTGCGCCTGCTGTCCAGCGTCCCGGCCGAGCGCCTGCTCGGCCCGCTGACCAGTCCGCGGTGGCTGGAACGGTTCCTGTGGCGGGTGCCGGCCGCCGGGGAACTCAAGTCTCCGGTGCGACCGCGGGCCTGA
- the tesB gene encoding acyl-CoA thioesterase II: MREEHVKELVDLLQLERLEDNLFRGQSRDIGTRFVFGGQVLGQALSAAQQTVDPGREAHSLHAYFLRAGDIDAPIVYSVERARDGGSFSARRVVAIQHGQPILNGAISFQEPEKGFEHQSAMPEVPSPEDLEPMRHLPADELAKLPVKLQRWLGIDGPFEFRQVWPRDELHPAKRPPIQHIWFRLTAPIGDSPVLHRALLAYASDFHLIGTATLPHGISYLTHNVQMASLDHALWFHRPFRVDEWLLYSFDSPTAQGGRGLARGQIYSRDGRLVASTAQEGLIRLRNG; the protein is encoded by the coding sequence ATGCGGGAAGAACACGTCAAGGAACTGGTCGACCTGCTCCAGCTCGAACGCCTGGAGGACAACCTGTTCCGCGGCCAGAGCCGCGACATCGGCACCCGCTTCGTGTTCGGCGGCCAGGTCCTCGGCCAGGCACTGTCGGCTGCGCAGCAGACCGTCGATCCCGGGCGCGAGGCCCACTCGCTGCACGCCTACTTCCTGCGCGCCGGCGACATCGACGCGCCGATCGTCTACTCGGTCGAGCGCGCGCGCGACGGCGGCAGCTTCTCCGCGCGCCGCGTGGTCGCGATCCAGCACGGCCAGCCGATCCTGAACGGCGCGATCTCCTTCCAGGAGCCTGAAAAGGGCTTCGAGCACCAGAGCGCCATGCCCGAGGTGCCCTCGCCCGAAGACCTCGAGCCGATGCGCCACCTGCCGGCCGACGAGCTCGCCAAGCTGCCGGTGAAGCTGCAGCGCTGGCTCGGCATCGACGGACCGTTCGAGTTCCGCCAGGTATGGCCGCGCGACGAACTGCATCCGGCCAAGCGCCCGCCGATCCAGCACATCTGGTTCCGCCTCACCGCGCCCATCGGCGACTCGCCGGTGCTGCATCGCGCGCTGCTTGCCTACGCCTCGGACTTCCACCTGATCGGGACCGCGACCCTTCCGCACGGCATCTCCTACCTGACCCACAACGTGCAGATGGCCAGCCTCGACCATGCGCTCTGGTTCCACCGCCCGTTCCGCGTGGACGAGTGGCTGCTGTACTCGTTCGACAGCCCCACCGCCCAGGGCGGACGCGGCCTGGCGCGCGGGCAGATCTACAGCCGCGACGGGCGGCTGGTCGCCTCCACCGCGCAGGAAGGCCTGATCCGCCTGCGCAACGGCTAG
- a CDS encoding arginyltransferase, which translates to MRSERVRLFQTLPHACGYYAERTAQNLVIDPAAPRLDQLYGPALERGFRRAGGHLYYPNCPQCRACTPCRIDVEQFTPDRGQRRCLKRNSDLTVVECMAGYNAERHALYERYLRTRHAGGGMDEADASDFRRFLTAPWSPTLFLEFRLGAQLLAVAVTDVCINGLSAVYTFFDPDHAARSLGTYAILQQVQLARRRGLPWVYLGFWIEGHEKMDYKRRFRPLQVRTRDGWVPLTP; encoded by the coding sequence ATGCGCTCCGAACGCGTCCGCCTTTTCCAGACCCTGCCGCATGCCTGCGGCTACTACGCCGAGCGCACGGCGCAGAACCTGGTGATCGATCCGGCCGCGCCGCGGCTGGACCAGCTCTACGGCCCTGCGCTGGAGCGCGGCTTCCGCCGCGCGGGCGGCCATCTGTATTACCCCAACTGCCCGCAGTGCCGCGCCTGCACGCCCTGCCGCATCGACGTGGAGCAATTCACGCCCGACCGCGGGCAGCGGCGATGCCTCAAGCGCAACTCGGACCTCACCGTGGTCGAGTGCATGGCCGGCTACAACGCCGAGCGCCACGCGCTGTACGAGCGCTACCTGCGGACCCGCCACGCCGGCGGTGGCATGGACGAGGCCGATGCCAGCGACTTCCGTCGCTTCCTCACCGCGCCGTGGAGCCCCACGCTGTTCCTGGAATTCCGCCTTGGCGCACAGTTGCTCGCGGTGGCGGTCACCGACGTGTGCATCAACGGACTGTCGGCGGTCTACACCTTTTTCGATCCGGACCATGCCGCACGCAGCCTGGGCACCTACGCCATCCTGCAGCAGGTGCAACTGGCCCGCCGCCGCGGCCTGCCGTGGGTGTACCTGGGCTTCTGGATCGAAGGCCACGAGAAGATGGACTACAAGCGGCGCTTCCGTCCGTTGCAGGTGCGCACCCGTGACGGCTGGGTCCCGCTGACGCCGTAA
- a CDS encoding N-acetylmuramoyl-L-alanine amidase — MSPITDLPLPYVDRLPERAADAVTLVVIHCTELPDLATAREYGEKVLYESGAGNSGHYYIDRDGAILRYVPGTRIAHHVRGRNADSIGIELVNRGRYPDWFAAGNQMMKERYPDVQIAALSELLARLRQEFPHLRAIAGHEDLDTARVPASDDPAVMVPRKLDPGPLFPWDAIVPACGLERFRA; from the coding sequence ATGTCCCCGATCACCGACCTGCCGCTGCCCTACGTCGACCGCCTGCCGGAGCGGGCCGCCGACGCGGTGACGCTAGTGGTGATCCACTGTACCGAGTTGCCGGACCTGGCCACCGCGCGGGAGTACGGCGAGAAGGTGCTGTACGAAAGCGGAGCCGGCAACAGCGGGCACTACTACATCGACCGCGATGGGGCGATCCTGCGCTACGTGCCGGGCACGCGTATCGCCCACCACGTGCGGGGACGCAATGCGGATTCGATCGGCATCGAGCTGGTCAACCGCGGACGCTATCCGGACTGGTTCGCGGCGGGCAACCAGATGATGAAAGAGCGGTATCCGGACGTGCAGATCGCGGCATTGAGTGAATTGCTTGCCCGGCTTCGGCAGGAATTCCCCCACCTGCGCGCCATCGCCGGCCACGAGGATCTCGATACCGCGCGCGTGCCGGCCAGCGACGACCCGGCGGTGATGGTGCCGCGCAAGCTCGATCCGGGTCCGCTGTTCCCTTGGGACGCGATCGTTCCGGCGTGCGGGTTGGAGCGGTTCCGGGCCTGA
- a CDS encoding YncE family protein: MPLRVPRLTRALASMAMALLASPVSAASRLPLATVADVPLTGHATRWDYASLDPSHHHLFLAHLGDNVVTVFDTRRQRVVADIPGLSRVHGVLAVPRLGRIYATATGTDEVVVIDAASLKIVARIPTGDYPDGMAYAPRAHKLYVSNEHGRSDTVIDVRSNRPMRTIPLGGEVGNTQYDQASGHIFANVQTRAELVEIDPRTDKVVARIRLAGAQGNHGLYIDAPARLAFIGCEDNATLLVLDLAGRRVAASFAVGREPDVLAFDPARGWLYVASESGVVALFEVRGRQVRALGRGTLGPNAHVVAVDPVTHRAYFPLKDWRGKPVLRVTEPDDARR; the protein is encoded by the coding sequence ATGCCCTTGCGAGTCCCTCGCCTCACGCGTGCCCTGGCCAGCATGGCCATGGCCCTGCTGGCCTCGCCTGTCTCTGCGGCATCACGCCTGCCGTTGGCCACGGTCGCCGACGTGCCGCTTACCGGCCATGCGACGCGCTGGGACTATGCCAGCCTGGATCCCTCGCATCACCACCTGTTCCTGGCCCATCTGGGTGACAACGTGGTGACCGTGTTCGACACGCGCCGCCAGCGCGTGGTCGCGGACATTCCGGGCCTGAGCCGGGTCCATGGCGTGCTTGCCGTTCCCCGGTTGGGGCGCATCTACGCCACCGCCACCGGTACCGACGAGGTGGTCGTGATCGACGCGGCGAGCCTGAAGATCGTTGCGCGGATACCCACGGGCGACTATCCCGATGGCATGGCCTACGCGCCACGGGCACACAAGCTGTACGTCTCCAACGAGCACGGCCGCAGCGACACGGTGATCGACGTACGCAGCAATCGGCCGATGAGGACGATTCCGCTCGGCGGCGAGGTAGGCAACACGCAGTACGACCAAGCGTCTGGCCACATCTTCGCCAACGTGCAGACCCGCGCCGAACTGGTCGAGATCGACCCGCGCACCGACAAGGTCGTCGCGCGGATCCGGCTGGCTGGCGCCCAGGGCAACCATGGTCTCTACATCGACGCGCCCGCGCGGCTGGCCTTCATCGGCTGCGAGGACAACGCCACGCTGCTGGTGCTGGACCTGGCGGGCCGGCGCGTGGCCGCATCCTTCGCGGTCGGCAGGGAGCCGGATGTGCTCGCTTTCGATCCGGCCCGCGGCTGGCTCTACGTCGCCAGCGAATCGGGTGTGGTGGCGCTGTTCGAGGTCAGGGGCCGGCAGGTGCGCGCGCTGGGTCGCGGCACGCTCGGTCCGAACGCGCACGTGGTGGCGGTTGATCCGGTCACGCACCGGGCCTACTTCCCGCTGAAAGACTGGAGGGGCAAGCCGGTGCTGCGGGTCACCGAGCCCGACGATGCGCGTCGATGA
- a CDS encoding LysE family translocator, translating into MHDLFAAAGLLLAGAITPGPNNLVVLREAGRGDRQATAGAIVGIVLGGLALLAVVVAGAGTLLATHATLRAVLAVAGAGYMAWLGLRLLGNARGMAPLPADVLPTGVLGLFCFQFLNPKGWAMVLALVAARPATGPAGYLPLVLLFTAIPLTCLLAWSLAGRVLAPHLARARSRRRIDSAMGALLLASAALLLLDL; encoded by the coding sequence ATGCACGACCTGTTTGCTGCCGCCGGCCTGCTGCTGGCCGGTGCGATCACGCCCGGACCGAACAACCTGGTCGTATTGCGCGAGGCGGGGCGGGGCGACCGGCAGGCGACGGCGGGCGCGATCGTCGGCATCGTGCTCGGCGGACTCGCCCTGCTCGCCGTGGTAGTGGCAGGCGCCGGCACACTGCTGGCGACGCACGCCACGCTGCGCGCGGTGCTTGCCGTCGCCGGCGCAGGCTACATGGCCTGGCTGGGCCTGCGCCTGCTCGGCAACGCACGGGGCATGGCACCCCTCCCTGCCGACGTCCTGCCGACGGGCGTGCTGGGGCTGTTCTGCTTCCAGTTCCTCAATCCCAAGGGCTGGGCGATGGTGCTGGCGCTCGTGGCCGCACGCCCGGCCACCGGCCCGGCCGGTTATCTCCCGCTCGTCCTGCTGTTCACGGCCATTCCGCTGACCTGCCTGTTGGCGTGGAGCCTGGCCGGCCGCGTGCTCGCGCCGCACCTGGCACGCGCGCGTTCGCGCCGCCGCATCGATTCCGCCATGGGGGCACTGCTGCTGGCCAGCGCGGCCCTGCTGCTCCTTGACCTCTGA
- a CDS encoding LysR substrate-binding domain-containing protein, protein MDMPLNALRAFALVYRHRGVRAAARELGMAHSSVSRHLGELDRWLGVPLVHAGAGRAGLAFTPQGEALGRAVCAGLAEIERAVAMLREARPAHAVALSTTPSFAIRWLLPRLPSFEKAHPKTELSVLVDQKLEDFADGRVDLAVRMGHGPWPGLHCEPLMDDALYPVMSPAYWQDHGRPSRPAELAGLRLLHDRDPQAAWELWRHEHGPARLPLQGGARYAASDLVLRAAQQGQGVALARHRLVADELAAGTLVRPFGALEVPLGPAYWIVRADAARPRPALAAVIDWLRWQSSAPWQG, encoded by the coding sequence ATGGACATGCCGCTCAACGCGTTGCGCGCCTTCGCCCTGGTCTACCGGCACCGTGGCGTGCGCGCGGCCGCGCGCGAACTGGGCATGGCCCACTCGTCGGTGAGCCGCCACCTGGGCGAGCTGGATCGCTGGCTGGGTGTGCCACTGGTGCACGCCGGCGCGGGTCGCGCGGGACTGGCTTTCACGCCGCAGGGGGAGGCGCTGGGTCGCGCCGTCTGCGCGGGCCTGGCCGAGATCGAACGGGCGGTGGCGATGCTGCGCGAGGCGCGCCCCGCGCATGCGGTAGCGTTGTCGACCACGCCTTCGTTCGCGATCCGCTGGCTGCTGCCGCGGCTGCCCTCGTTCGAAAAGGCGCATCCGAAGACCGAACTGTCGGTGCTGGTCGACCAGAAGCTGGAGGATTTCGCCGACGGGCGCGTGGACCTGGCCGTGCGCATGGGGCACGGGCCTTGGCCAGGGCTGCACTGCGAGCCGCTGATGGACGATGCGCTGTATCCGGTGATGAGCCCGGCCTACTGGCAGGATCACGGCCGCCCCTCGCGACCGGCCGAGCTGGCCGGGCTGCGCCTGCTGCATGATCGCGATCCGCAGGCGGCCTGGGAGCTGTGGCGGCACGAACACGGGCCGGCGCGCCTCCCGCTGCAGGGCGGCGCACGCTACGCCGCCTCGGACCTGGTGCTGCGCGCCGCGCAGCAGGGGCAGGGCGTGGCGCTGGCCCGCCATCGCCTGGTGGCCGACGAGCTGGCCGCCGGCACGCTGGTTCGCCCGTTTGGTGCACTTGAGGTACCACTGGGGCCGGCATACTGGATCGTGCGCGCAGACGCAGCCCGGCCACGCCCCGCGCTTGCGGCCGTCATCGACTGGCTGCGCTGGCAGTCATCCGCGCCCTGGCAGGGCTAG
- a CDS encoding acyl-CoA thioesterase, whose protein sequence is MPGHQNEVTFRFLAQPTDVNFGGKVHGGMAMKWIDQAGYACAVGWSGAYCVTVSVSGIQFIAPILIGDLVTVRARLIHTGTSSMHLAVDVLAQDLRRGEQRLATSCVMVFVALDSPDGKPTPVPRWEPRSDEDRRLQDHARRLMELSRTMEQQVAALRPAVAPET, encoded by the coding sequence ATGCCCGGCCACCAGAACGAAGTCACCTTCCGCTTCCTCGCCCAGCCCACCGACGTCAACTTCGGCGGCAAGGTGCACGGCGGCATGGCGATGAAATGGATCGACCAGGCCGGCTACGCCTGCGCCGTGGGCTGGAGCGGTGCGTATTGCGTGACCGTGTCGGTCAGCGGCATCCAGTTCATCGCGCCGATCCTGATCGGCGACCTGGTGACCGTGCGGGCGCGGCTGATCCACACCGGCACCAGCAGCATGCACCTGGCGGTGGACGTGCTGGCGCAGGACCTGCGCAGGGGCGAGCAGCGCCTGGCGACCAGTTGCGTGATGGTGTTCGTCGCGCTGGACAGCCCCGACGGCAAGCCCACGCCGGTGCCGCGCTGGGAGCCGCGCAGCGACGAGGATCGCCGCCTGCAGGACCACGCACGGCGGCTGATGGAACTGTCCAGGACGATGGAGCAGCAGGTCGCCGCGCTCAGGCCCGCGGTCGCACCGGAGACTTGA
- a CDS encoding alpha/beta hydrolase encodes MRGTILLSHGSDSSPEATKVSALAALAEARGWHTQRPDYRADDARGHAAAVAPRLARLNAAIADCAAPPVLAGSSMGAFVSALASLEHPVAGLFLLATPPAIPGVDTALDVRQDVPALLIHGWRDELCPVDGICEFAARRRLPLLALDDDHRLSGNLPAIERQFALFLDTLA; translated from the coding sequence ATGCGCGGCACGATCCTTCTTTCGCACGGCTCCGACTCGAGTCCGGAAGCCACCAAGGTCAGTGCGCTTGCGGCATTGGCCGAGGCGCGCGGCTGGCACACGCAGCGGCCCGACTATCGCGCGGACGACGCGCGCGGCCATGCGGCGGCGGTGGCACCGCGACTGGCACGCCTCAACGCCGCGATCGCGGACTGCGCCGCGCCGCCGGTGCTGGCCGGTTCCAGCATGGGCGCGTTCGTCTCGGCGCTTGCCTCGCTCGAACACCCGGTCGCCGGCCTGTTCCTGCTCGCCACGCCCCCGGCGATCCCGGGCGTCGACACCGCACTGGACGTGCGGCAGGACGTGCCTGCGCTGCTGATCCACGGTTGGCGCGACGAGCTCTGTCCGGTGGACGGCATCTGCGAATTTGCCGCGCGCCGCCGGTTGCCGCTGCTGGCGCTCGATGACGACCACCGCCTGAGCGGCAATCTCCCGGCGATCGAGCGCCAGTTCGCCCTCTTTCTAGATACGCTGGCATGA
- a CDS encoding GNAT family N-acetyltransferase, whose amino-acid sequence MPAPTLKLRLARPEDARAVSVLARRVARRWILPDQSRLAGQALLARLGTRALRERMREGQRFHLAWLDEVLVGIAGMRDDSHLVQFFVGTRYQGHGIASRLWRRAMADAVRRAGTRRFTLNATRVAVSVYEHLGFVATGPEGVSPAGVRTTPMALELDRLRMRA is encoded by the coding sequence ATGCCCGCTCCGACCCTGAAGCTGCGCCTCGCACGGCCCGAAGACGCGCGTGCCGTCAGCGTGCTGGCGCGGCGGGTGGCGCGCCGCTGGATCCTGCCCGACCAGTCGCGCCTGGCCGGCCAGGCGCTGCTGGCGCGGCTGGGCACCCGGGCCTTGCGCGAGCGCATGCGGGAGGGCCAGCGCTTCCACCTGGCCTGGCTGGACGAGGTGCTGGTGGGCATCGCCGGGATGCGTGACGACAGCCACCTGGTGCAGTTCTTCGTCGGCACCCGCTACCAGGGCCATGGCATAGCGAGCCGCCTGTGGCGGCGTGCAATGGCCGATGCGGTGCGCCGCGCCGGCACGCGCAGGTTCACCCTCAACGCCACGCGCGTCGCGGTGTCGGTGTACGAACACCTGGGATTCGTCGCGACCGGACCGGAAGGGGTCTCGCCCGCAGGCGTGCGTACCACGCCCATGGCGCTGGAACTCGACCGCTTGCGCATGCGGGCATAA
- a CDS encoding NADPH-dependent FMN reductase, which translates to MTHRPPHILGLAGSLRRASWNRHLLHAAATSVPADTTMDLYETLAEVPLFDEDQELATPGGPPGVRRLREAIAAADGLLIATPEYNHALPGVLKNALDWLSREGQVLDDLPVAVLGASSGPWGTRLAQASLRQVLHTCGALVMPSPTLFVAHAEQRFDARGRLCDPALQASLSRFMESFAGWIDRVTPDDRLPDVA; encoded by the coding sequence ATGACCCATCGTCCGCCCCACATCCTCGGCCTTGCCGGCAGCCTGCGCCGCGCTTCCTGGAATCGCCACCTGCTGCACGCAGCCGCCACGTCGGTGCCGGCCGACACCACGATGGATCTCTACGAGACGCTGGCCGAGGTGCCGTTGTTCGACGAGGACCAGGAGCTGGCCACGCCCGGCGGCCCGCCGGGCGTGCGCAGGCTGCGCGAGGCGATCGCCGCGGCCGACGGCCTGCTGATCGCCACGCCGGAGTACAACCACGCCCTGCCCGGCGTGCTGAAGAACGCACTGGACTGGCTCTCGCGCGAGGGGCAGGTCCTGGACGATCTCCCGGTCGCGGTGCTCGGCGCCAGCAGCGGTCCCTGGGGAACACGGCTGGCGCAGGCATCGCTGCGCCAGGTGCTGCACACCTGCGGCGCGCTGGTGATGCCTTCGCCGACCCTGTTCGTCGCCCATGCGGAGCAGCGCTTCGACGCGCGGGGGCGGCTGTGCGACCCGGCCCTGCAGGCCTCGCTGTCGCGGTTCATGGAGAGCTTCGCCGGATGGATCGATCGCGTCACGCCCGACGACCGGCTGCCGGACGTGGCATGA
- the rlmKL gene encoding bifunctional 23S rRNA (guanine(2069)-N(7))-methyltransferase RlmK/23S rRNA (guanine(2445)-N(2))-methyltransferase RlmL, with product MSHFFATCPKGLEYLLRDELLAIGADEAHESLAGVRFSGTLETAYRACLWSRLASRILLPLAEFDAADDEALYAGVQSIDWSAHLAPHGTLAVDAHTALSKLTHSQFIAQRAKDAVVDQFRQREGARPGVDTEEPDIRLNLRLKRDRATLSLDLAGTPLHRRGWREQQGEAPLKENLAAAMLLRAHWPKVYADGGALLDPMCGSGTLLVEGALMAADVAPGLRREYFGFLGWKQHDIALWRGLLDEARQRAEAGLRTLRAAFFGSDADPRMVQTAKRNAQAAGVAGFLTLEKHDVAHAAPPPGQASGLVITNPPYGERLGDRAQMPQLYRTLGDALRTRFTGWRAAVLAGDAELGHALGLHADKRYALYNGALETVLLTFDLSPKDTAPRERKPLSPGAQMLKNRLEKTVRHQRKRLAREGIFCWRAYDQDLPEYAAAIDVYGRADAGPWLHVQEYRAPADVPVEVARTRLREIVRVAGEVFGVPRERIALKTRERGKGGAKYGRFDQRGEFHEVEEGGLGFLVNLTDYLDTGLFLDHRLVRAKLRELARDKRFLNLFAYTATASVYAAAGGARDTTSVDLSGTYLEWASRNLALNGFTGAAHRLVQADATTFLHQDRGHYGLIYVDPPTFSNSKRAEDFDVQRDHAALLLACADRLASDGVVVFSNNFRRFRLDVTALEERFTIEDWSAASIPFDFARRADIHGCWLLRLRAQASPWEDSIRHLHGRR from the coding sequence ATGAGCCATTTTTTCGCCACCTGCCCGAAGGGCCTGGAATACCTGCTGCGCGACGAACTTCTCGCGATCGGCGCCGATGAGGCGCACGAGTCGCTCGCGGGCGTGCGTTTCAGCGGGACGCTGGAAACCGCCTATCGCGCCTGCCTGTGGTCGCGCCTGGCCAGCCGCATCTTGCTGCCGCTGGCCGAGTTCGACGCGGCGGACGACGAAGCGCTCTACGCCGGCGTGCAATCGATCGACTGGTCGGCCCACCTGGCGCCGCACGGCACGCTGGCGGTCGATGCGCACACCGCGCTGAGCAAGCTCACGCACAGCCAGTTCATCGCCCAGCGCGCGAAGGATGCGGTGGTCGACCAGTTCCGCCAGCGCGAGGGCGCCCGGCCGGGCGTGGACACCGAGGAGCCGGATATCCGCCTGAACCTGCGCCTGAAGCGCGACCGCGCCACGCTCTCGCTCGACCTGGCCGGCACCCCGCTGCACCGGCGCGGCTGGCGCGAGCAGCAGGGCGAGGCGCCGCTGAAGGAGAACCTCGCCGCGGCGATGCTGCTGCGCGCGCACTGGCCCAAGGTCTACGCCGACGGTGGCGCGTTGCTCGATCCCATGTGCGGTTCGGGCACGCTGCTGGTCGAGGGCGCGCTGATGGCTGCCGACGTGGCGCCGGGCCTGCGCCGCGAGTACTTCGGCTTCCTTGGCTGGAAACAGCACGACATCGCGCTGTGGCGCGGTCTGCTGGACGAGGCGAGGCAGCGCGCCGAGGCAGGCCTGCGTACCCTGCGCGCGGCGTTCTTCGGATCCGATGCCGATCCGCGCATGGTGCAGACCGCCAAGCGCAACGCCCAGGCTGCCGGCGTGGCCGGCTTCCTCACGCTGGAGAAGCACGACGTCGCGCATGCCGCGCCGCCGCCCGGCCAGGCCAGCGGCCTGGTCATCACCAACCCGCCCTACGGCGAGCGCCTGGGCGACCGTGCGCAGATGCCGCAGCTCTATCGCACGCTGGGCGACGCGCTGCGCACCCGGTTCACCGGCTGGCGCGCCGCGGTGCTGGCCGGCGACGCCGAGCTCGGCCACGCGCTGGGCCTGCATGCGGACAAGCGTTACGCGCTCTACAACGGCGCGCTGGAAACCGTACTGCTCACCTTCGACCTGAGCCCGAAGGACACCGCCCCGCGCGAACGCAAGCCGCTCTCGCCCGGCGCGCAGATGCTGAAGAACCGCCTGGAAAAGACCGTACGCCACCAGCGCAAGCGGCTCGCGCGCGAAGGCATCTTCTGCTGGCGCGCGTACGACCAGGACCTGCCCGAGTATGCCGCGGCGATCGACGTCTACGGCCGCGCGGATGCCGGGCCCTGGCTGCACGTGCAGGAGTACCGGGCGCCTGCCGACGTTCCGGTGGAGGTGGCGCGCACGCGCCTGCGCGAGATCGTGCGGGTGGCCGGCGAGGTATTCGGCGTGCCGCGCGAGCGCATCGCGCTGAAGACGCGCGAGCGCGGCAAGGGTGGCGCCAAGTACGGCCGTTTCGACCAGCGCGGGGAGTTCCACGAGGTGGAGGAGGGCGGCCTGGGCTTCCTGGTCAACCTCACCGATTACCTGGATACCGGCCTGTTCCTCGATCACCGGCTGGTTCGCGCGAAGCTGCGCGAACTGGCGCGCGACAAGCGCTTCCTCAACCTGTTCGCCTACACCGCCACCGCCAGCGTGTACGCGGCGGCGGGCGGCGCGCGCGACACCACCAGCGTGGACCTCTCCGGCACCTACCTCGAGTGGGCCTCGCGCAACCTGGCGCTCAACGGCTTCACCGGCGCGGCGCACCGGCTGGTGCAGGCCGATGCCACGACCTTCCTGCACCAGGACCGCGGCCACTACGGGTTGATCTACGTCGACCCGCCGACCTTCTCCAACTCCAAGCGCGCCGAGGACTTCGACGTGCAGCGCGACCACGCGGCGCTGCTGCTGGCCTGCGCCGATCGCCTGGCGAGCGACGGCGTGGTGGTGTTTTCCAACAACTTCCGGCGCTTCAGGCTCGACGTGACCGCGCTGGAGGAGCGTTTCACCATCGAGGACTGGAGCGCGGCGAGCATCCCGTTCGATTTCGCCCGCCGCGCCGACATCCACGGCTGCTGGCTGTTGCGCCTGCGCGCGCAGGCCTCGCCGTGGGAAGACAGCATCCGCCACCTCCATGGCCGCCGCTAG